In the genome of Motacilla alba alba isolate MOTALB_02 chromosome 15, Motacilla_alba_V1.0_pri, whole genome shotgun sequence, the window TGCAGTTCGCTGGTGGCCGCCTCCTTGTCCGCGCCCAGCttgggggacagggacacggagcCGGACGAGAGCGTGGAGGAGCGGCTGGTGAGGTCCGAGGCGGAGTCCAGGGGCACGGAGCCGGGGCTGGCGCTCAGCCCGCCCGCCTTGCCCTCGCCGGAGCCGGCGGCCAGGCCGGGCAGGGCGGTGGTGAGCAGGCTGCTGCCGTCCGACAGGGGCACGGACAGCGGGTAGGGGCTGTAGCGGAGCCGCGGCCGCACGGCGCTCAGGAACGGGTGCCGGTGCACCGAGCTGGAAGCGGCGCTggaggcggcggccgccgccgccatgtAGGTGTAGGGGTAAGGGAAAAGGCTGCCGAAGGGAGACATGGCCAGGCCCTGcgggaggggaggagagagaggaaagggtTACCGGCCTGCACGCTCGCCGCGGGGATTCCGCACGGCACCCCCGCGCCAGGCGCTCCCCCGCTCACGAAGCTGCCGGCGGATGGAGAGCTGtcctcccgcagccccggccaAAACCACGGGGGCGACGGGGTACACCCTGCCCGGGCTCTGCCCTGCACGGCCCCGCTCCTGCCGGGCCCATCGGGGCCCGAATGGCCGTGAGGTCTCTCCCCCACGCTCCCCCCTCAGCGGGCGATTCTCTTGCGCTGAGGCAAGCGCCCTTTACCCGCAGGTCCAGCCCCCGCTCCCGCTCCGCAGGGCAGCCCCGGACACATCCTCCCCTACAGCAGCTCCGCTCCGCGGGCCGGGACGCGCCCCGAGGCTCTGGAGGACAGCGGGGAGGGTGGGAGAGCTCAGGGAGATCGCGCTGGGCCACCCTCCCCGCCCACAGCTCTCCCTCCTCCGACCTGCTGCCAAGCCCTGTGGCTGGCCCCCGAGAGGGGCAGTGGGGGGAACACCGACGCGGGGAATTCGAAGGAGGTGCGGGAATTCGAAGGAGGTGCCCGCTGCACCCTCCCCActcccccccatcccccccGTCCTCAGGCTCGGAGCTCCCCGGCCCGgaggggcggcgcggggggaaCGCGGTACCTGTGAAGCCAGGACgtgctgctgcagatggaaaGGCAAAGCAGCCGCCGATGCTCCCGAGAGTCCCTGGGCCGCCGCCGTGGCCATGACCGTGTTGTCCAGTCCCGAGACCCCGGCGGACGCCCCGGAGACGGTGGCGAGGAGGGGCCCCATGCCCGCTGCCATGCCCGAGAAGGCTCCCCCCATGGCGAACTGCCCGgggtgcagcagcagcgggTGCCCGTTCCCCAGCGGGTTGAAGAACTGCTGGCcggccagggcagggggaaagcCGAGGTTCTGCAAGTGTCCCTGGCTCAGGTGGGCCGTGCTGTCGGTTTGCACCGTCAGGGGGGTGAAGGGCTCTTTACCCAGCAGTCGGTTCTCATCTACTTTGGGGCCATCCCTGAGGGGGCTTTTCAGTTCCTCGCCGCTCAGGCTTCCCCCCCGGGTGCTGGAAGAGATGGTagccgggctgtgccgggaGTCCGGAGGGGCTTTCTCAATCCTCTCTCGGCTCCGACTCCCTGCCGAGTCCCCGGGGAAGAAGTGGCTTTTGGAGGGGCTGCCGCCCTTGTCCCGGGGGTCGTCCCCCGCGGTGGCAGCGGAGCTGGCCGGCGCTGGGGTGGCGGCGGTGGTCGTGCTGATTTTGCCAGACTCGTTTCCTTCTAGCAAGGGATCGTCTTTGCTGTCTGCATCGCTGTCTCCCTCGCTGGGGCAGAGATCTGCAAGACAAAGAGGGCCCGGGGCTGGGATCCGGCGCTGCGTGTCCCGAAATCCCCAccgggctgggagagggggCAGAGACGCTTCCTGGCCGGCCAGAGGTTTGTGTGGAAATACTTCCCTTcctttattattatataaataaatacagccCCCGACTCCCACCGCCCGTCCCATCCAAGCCAGCCCGAGTTTTACGCAACGCAGCGAAATTGGCTGCGAAACAAAACAGCGGTCCAGAGGAGCGACCCCCCAGCCGGGCGGGCCCggggccagcagctctgctccccggggctgccggagcccccagggacccccttccctccccggCTGCAGCGGGAGTAGAGGAGAaatgggacagcagcagcctcggGACAGGGCTGAAGGGCCTTGGGGATGAGTCTCCTACGAAGTTTTCCAAAGTTTTCATCCCTTTCAACGGGCGAGCTTTGCAAAGGCACACAGAGACGCCCCGCAGCCGTCTGCATCACGCCCTGGGCCCCCCTTCTCCCCAGACACATGCACGGCTTCGCTGGATTCCTCTGCACTTCATCTCCTAATTTCAGTGCCCCAGGTGCgaagctctgctttgcttttcgggtcccctcccagctcccctcccctcAGCTCGGCaggcctttaaaaaaatgagtaaaGCAAGTACAGAAAAAGAGGTtgtttcctcctccccctgcccctccacCCCGGGATGGATTAATGCATATGAGAGAGCTGCAGACAGCTCCCAACGCTGCACGGAGAAACCCAGGGTGACTTTTCTATAACAAAGTTCACGACTGTATCCAGGGGAAAGATCCTTCCTCGAGTAACAGATTCAGTGAGGGATATTAATGGAGTGACTCCAGTTCTGAACTTTTGCCCCGTGGTCTGTCTTTGCTCCCTTGACTCAGAGCTGGCTTCTTTCTGAACCAAGGAGGGGAGGGATGTGCAGCAAGGGGAGAGGGAGGCCgggggggagaaggagaaggagaggaagagtgaggaaggcagagagaggaaagtaaggggggagaagggagaagagggaaagacaaaaagaaaggaaacaagaagAGTGAGGGAAAGAAGCAAAGAGAGGGCAGAAAAAcgaaaaagagaaagaataggGAGAGCAAAGAGACAAAACATGAGAAAAGAAGGGAAGCAAGGCAAGAGGGAACgaaagaaggagggaaggaaaacaggccagtgccagagggcagtGGTACAGGCCAGGATTTACCACCACAGAGCGGGCACCCAGGCTCTCCCAGAGGACACCAGGGGCCACAGCTCTCACCTTTGAGGCTGGAGGTGCCCACGGCAGGCACGGCAGGACAGGAGGACTGGGCAAAGCACTTGAAGGCAGTCTGCTCATTGGACGACTCGTCCGAGGTGGGATTCTCCTTCTTCTGCCTCTCGTCATACACCCGCATGGACTGCAGGGTCAGCTGCTTCCTGCGGGCACAGAACCCGCTGGGCGAGGGCCCCCGGCGCCCCCCGGGAccccctctgcttcccagcccctcctgcagctcctcttggGGCACGAGGAGCACAGGGGAATCAAGAGCCACGGTCTCCTCGAGGAGGAGAGCGCGTTTCTGGCAGGCAGGGCTTGGCTGCTAAAGAGAGGAGATTTCTTGGAAgcgggagcagctcctcagcgAGGGCTGATATTAAAGACAAGGGGcggaggggagagggaagcaTTCTCTGGAGATTAGCTTTTAAAAGGCAAGGATGCTCCAGAGATACGAGCCATCTTAATGGTTGCTAAGATTGCTAGGAAGTGGTTATTTTGTTAGGCACTTTATGTAATCTTTTCACCAACAATTAACCCGGAgtaaaaaatctatttatattTAGAGAAATTAGAAATCATTTCCGTCCTGTGGCTCCAGCACTGGCTTTATTTTCACACTGATGGACAAGAGGAGCTGGCGTGTgcatgtttgtgtgtgtgctgggcagggagagaagcTTCTTGGTTTACACCACGTTCCACccacctttttattttgttgtttgtttgagaaaaaaacccccaatctATCTATTCATTATCTAACCCCCTCTGCAAATGGCTAAAATATCCTGTCTCCTGTAACACAGCAAAACAGACATATCCcccattaaagaaaaaaaaaagttcctttttttcctccatgtattttcttcctacattaaaaataaaagtctcGAGTCCCACTATAACGAGCTCTGTCTGCCTACCTGGGGCACAaactctgtcctgctgcttttggaaaaaataaagaatcttCTATCATTAATTACTTCCATATTCATGAGATACCTCTGTCCAAacagtttatttctgtgtttctcctctatttctctgtttctcctccacttctgtgtttatttctgtgtttcttctccATTTTACTCTTTTCCAGGCAGTCCCCAGAAAAATGCCAGAGGAGATTCAAGCGGTGCTCAGCCCTCACTTGTCCTTCTTCTCCAATCCCAGATCCAAACTATACCGTAATATTCCCTCTCAAAGTTGTAAGAGAAAGCTTTTTTCTAGCAATATTTGCCTCATGTACTGCACTCCCTTTGGCCAGTCATCCCCTGTGACGTGAAAACTAAACatggaaagcagggaagaaTTCCCATGCAATCCATTTGACGCTATTAACGCCAAGATCCTTATGGATTTTGGCGGGGGGAAGTGTGGTTTGGAGGCAAGGCAAGGTGATTGTGACCTCTGCTCGTGTTCTGAGCTTACCACATGAAAACCAAACGAGGCGCCTGTAAAGAATCGAGCCAGACTCacctcttttccctccttccatTCCCGGTGTCCCTAAAACCTTTGGCAAAGGGGTTGTTGTCAATTTTTAATTGCGTGATCTAtaggacagagagaaaaaaaaatagaaatagccATGAGTTTGGGACAGAATAAGGAGATTTTTGTATTATAAAACAACAGCAAACCTCACTCTTCCCAGTTCCCGTagtgctggcaggaggaggacagggcagggagcaaAGGTCCCTGGATTTTGGGTGAATCCATGTGTTTTCCCGAGGTGTTTGGAGGCAGCTCGCCCCCAGTCCTCCGCCGGGCTGGCCGGTGACCCGGACCGTGGTGGCAACGAAACAGCCCCGTGTTGCTGCCACCACATCGGAATTAATTGAGCCGTGCAATGAGATCCATGCAAGTTATGCCCGTGCTTAAAACTCTTTAAATACCATAATTAAACCGCAAAGGAATCATACCCACCGCCTTGCtataataaaatactttatatAATCGCATTATGCTCCCTGTGTGTTGGGGCGCCAGGGGTGCCAGGAGCCAGTTcatattttttgggggggttgtgAGTGGAAGTTGTTCGGCTTGGCTTTGCTCGGGGTTCAGGGAATGGCTGTCGGGAGGGATGGGGCTGCGGTGCATCCCGCAAGCGCCGAGTGCCGGCTCGTCCAATGCACGGAGCCGAGTTcgcagcccggccggggctcACCCCGCTGGAACAGGATGCGAGCGGTGGCAACGGGAACGCCGCCTCCCCGCCGCTCCGTTCCCGGTCTCAGGCCGGGCAGCAAGCACAGCGACCCCCCCCTAATTTAGGAGCAGAGGATGAGCCCGGAAAGGAAGCCCCGTCTGCACCCGAGTGGCCCCTGAGTCACCCCCACACCCCGCCGCACACAcgggagcaggagggagcaggaaaaCCTCACTGCTGAAACCAGCGGGGCTTTCAATCCAGGTGCTCCCGGCCGTGGCTCCTTCTCCCCCCGCGCGGAGCCCAGGGCTCCCCGCCGCTTCCGCACGCCGCTTCCCAGCCGATTTCATGGCAATCACACAAATATGCTCATTTCTGTCCTTCAACCGAGCCGCCCCCAGCTGATAGAGCGGGCCGGCCAGCCCTGCTGATAAGTCCCAAAGCAAAGTCTACTCTCTGCACgcccattttctttcagtttccttGCAagtgcctggctgcagagagaggaaaatagCCCGAGCCCCGAGGGGGAAGCGGTTTTTTGGAAACCGAGGGCAGAAGGGTACACACCCCCCCTTTTCACCCCCGAATTTTTGACGGTGAAGGATGTGAGGGGCAGAAAGGGGCACAGGGGAGCTGCAGCGAGCGGGCGCTGAGCATCCAGAGCCTCTGCGCTCAACGCAGGCGAATGCAAAGTTGTAATTCACAGACTACCAAAAAATCAAAGCCCCTTTTTtggctccttcccttccttccactTGACTTAATAATCGTAAATTCGCTGTTTGCCACTCTCCCAAATATACCGCCTTCATCGCAAGTGACAATAAACCAGCAGCGATGGAAAGGCAGCGTTTGCAGCGCTGCAAAACTTTCTCACACGGGCTTTTTCAGCCCTTCCAGCTAAATTCAAGCGAGATACCCCTCTCTGACCAGAGCATATTTCTGCaccacaaaaaataataaaacactgcaggatgcaaaaaaatatatcataatataataataataggaACCAGACGTGTGCTCCAGCCTTTTGCCAATTGCTGTTAAAGGAGCTAAAACAGCACAAAGGCCAGGAAGAATTACAAAATCTCAGCCCCGCTGCTCTCCCCACTCTGTCTTTCGACACACGGAGCcgaatcttttttatttttttttttttcccctgatgcATCTTAGATTAAATCCACCCTAAGAGCAACAAACCCCACCCCATCCCTTTCCTCATACTGGGGAGATatactggggggaaaaaaaggtagaaaaccCCTAAACATTCTCCCCCTCGCCCCCAGTGCTCCCTCCCTTTAACTGTCTTCCCCGAGGTCGGTACTAGGAGAGTACTCGACCCCCTCCCCCAGCGCCTTCCCTGAAGTTGGATCAaggagattttgggggaaaagatgaagggggagagagagagaagagcgGGATGGGCTTCGTGAGTTTTAAGGGAACAACGCAGAGTAAAAGTTCTCCTAAAAGCCAAAACACGTAAAACAAATCCTCTCTTAATCTCCTTACCTTATCATTCTGGTATGCGGTCACTGCGATGAATTCAGTCTCCGGGAAAACGTAGGTCCTGAACGTGCTGTAAGGAAGCTTGAGGATATCGTTGGCTCGGACGATGTGGAACCGGGGCTGGTACTTGTGCATGGAGTTTAAAA includes:
- the TBX3 gene encoding T-box transcription factor TBX3 isoform X2, translated to MFPPFKVRCTGLDKKAKYILLMDIVAADDCRYKFHNSRWMVAGKADPEMPKRMYIHPDSPATGEQWMSKVVTFHKLKLTNNISDKHGFTILNSMHKYQPRFHIVRANDILKLPYSTFRTYVFPETEFIAVTAYQNDKITQLKIDNNPFAKGFRDTGNGRREKRKQLTLQSMRVYDERQKKENPTSDESSNEQTAFKCFAQSSCPAVPAVGTSSLKDLCPSEGDSDADSKDDPLLEGNESGKISTTTAATPAPASSAATAGDDPRDKGGSPSKSHFFPGDSAGSRSRERIEKAPPDSRHSPATISSSTRGGSLSGEELKSPLRDGPKVDENRLLGKEPFTPLTVQTDSTAHLSQGHLQNLGFPPALAGQQFFNPLGNGHPLLLHPGQFAMGGAFSGMAAGMGPLLATVSGASAGVSGLDNTVMATAAAQGLSGASAAALPFHLQQHVLASQGLAMSPFGSLFPYPYTYMAAAAAASSAASSSVHRHPFLSAVRPRLRYSPYPLSVPLSDGSSLLTTALPGLAAGSGEGKAGGLSASPGSVPLDSASDLTSRSSTLSSGSVSLSPKLGADKEAATSELQNIQRLVSGLDPKQDRSRSGSP
- the TBX3 gene encoding T-box transcription factor TBX3 isoform X1; its protein translation is MNLPMRDPVIPGTSMAYHPFLPHRAPDFAMSAVLGHQPPFFPALALPPNGAAALSLPGALAKPIMDQLVGAAETGIPFSSLGHQAAAHLRPLKTLEPEEEVEDDPKVHLEAKELWEQFHKRGTEMVITKSGRRMFPPFKVRCTGLDKKAKYILLMDIVAADDCRYKFHNSRWMVAGKADPEMPKRMYIHPDSPATGEQWMSKVVTFHKLKLTNNISDKHGFTILNSMHKYQPRFHIVRANDILKLPYSTFRTYVFPETEFIAVTAYQNDKITQLKIDNNPFAKGFRDTGNGRREKRKQLTLQSMRVYDERQKKENPTSDESSNEQTAFKCFAQSSCPAVPAVGTSSLKDLCPSEGDSDADSKDDPLLEGNESGKISTTTAATPAPASSAATAGDDPRDKGGSPSKSHFFPGDSAGSRSRERIEKAPPDSRHSPATISSSTRGGSLSGEELKSPLRDGPKVDENRLLGKEPFTPLTVQTDSTAHLSQGHLQNLGFPPALAGQQFFNPLGNGHPLLLHPGQFAMGGAFSGMAAGMGPLLATVSGASAGVSGLDNTVMATAAAQGLSGASAAALPFHLQQHVLASQGLAMSPFGSLFPYPYTYMAAAAAASSAASSSVHRHPFLSAVRPRLRYSPYPLSVPLSDGSSLLTTALPGLAAGSGEGKAGGLSASPGSVPLDSASDLTSRSSTLSSGSVSLSPKLGADKEAATSELQNIQRLVSGLDPKQDRSRSGSP